The genomic region ggAAACTAATACTAAACTGGacatataaacattaaattaattgaattaaagcatcataaaagtaaaaataaaaaaaaataatatatatatatatatatatatatatataatctaaatTTCTTTCAGTATTTAATCTCGTCTTCGACTTTAGTTCCATTTGTCAATTGTAATCTGTTCTTATGACATCGTTGAGAGAAAACTTTTGGGATATTAccattaataaaaagaaattaagataCGCGAATTAAGAACATGAATATTTGAGTGGGGTGTTAGCTAGTACTCCTAAATACCTGGTAATTAGCAAGTAGCAACCCTTTTGTTTTGTCGTGGTCTGCCAACTATATACACTTCAAATCCTCAAACATCATGCAAAAAGCATTAACTGCACTTGACCTGAATTGTCTCCTTCAAAAAATGTCTAATTAATCACTTCCATCTCTTGGGATTTTATTGGTTAATTTGGTTGTGAAAGGAACCTTCAAAAAAGTTCATTGCTTgacctttttaatttttgttttttgaacgGTAGTTCATTGCTTTGCTGGAAAAGCAATTTTTATCGGTGTTGTCATCGGggcttctttatttattataaatcttagGAATTGTTAGAGTTTGTGATCTTTGAGGGCCTTGGATAAGGATTCGCTCTTATGCTTGACTGTACTAATGTTGGACATGGATTTCCAACACTGCCCGTGTATAGAGGACTGATTTGTCTAAAGTAGGTAAGACACTGAAATTGCACTCTCTATTATTGGCCTATATATCCTTATTAACGGGTGGCTTGACCAAAGTAATGATAGATTTTGTCCAAACTCTTAGAAGTCAACATACACGAGCAATAATGGAGTACTATAAAGGTATTTTTAATATGTAAGTAAAATTACCATACAAAGGTTAAAAGTAATAAGGGTATGTGTGTATTAACAATAGGTTGAATGAGCACACATTTCAAtacatattttgtaaaaaataagaatttaaagcTTTAGGTTGAACATTCATTTGGGTCTCTCCcaaccaaaaaacaaacatgcacTAAATGTGTATGCCTGTGTTCATTAAAATTTGTGACATGGGGTCCAAGGCCTCTTATGGGAGATTATGCACTAGTTTAGTGTGTGTTCGTATAACTTTATTATGGGGAGCTACCTTTTGTCAAGTCCTATAGGTGTATTATAAGAAAAGAGCATTTTAGCATCAGTCATCGATGCTAAATGTCGAAAGAGAACATTAATTTAACCTTCTAGTTAGACGTTACAAATAAAGGAGCATTTTAGCATTGGTCAAAACCGACCCcttcaaaatcccaaaaacacaAAGAAAAGGTGAGACTTCATGTCACCATGATGGAAATAGTTTCAGCTAAGGAATCAATATCTTTGAGGACGAAGACTAGGGTGGGAAAGTAAATCATCTTTTCCACCGTGTGTAAGTGAttggaaaataaatattgaacgTAGGATATATATCCTTTAAAATTAAGGGGTAAGATAATTGGAGATTACCGTAGACTACCGTGGATATATttacacaaaaataaattaataaaaaaattaaaatacattgccTTCCTTCCTAACTTTcatcttctttgttgttttgtcGGCATCGTCGGCACCACTCATGGTCAAGCGTGACCAAATCCTAAACTGTGCTCATCTCGTCGATCCAAGTATAGCGAGATCTTTGCAAGCATGCATAGACTATTACACTAATGTTTTTTACGGAGCTTCTTTTTCACGCCTGAACCACCATTAGCATTTGCCTTTGAAGGACGAAAAGGGGCGTCACAGAAAAAAAATGGTGGGCGGCGTTGTGATATCTTCGACAAAAAACTCAAAtcccacaaaaaaaaactagatcTGGGTTTCCCATGTGCACGATGTTGTCACTCGTCGCTTCTAGCAACAGTATCGGAAAGGTATTTTATGGCCACAGTCACAACCTTGACCATGTCTTCCTTTATCGCCTTCGCAACTACGACGACACAAACTTCGCTCTTAAACTCTAACTCAAACAATGTGTTGTTAAAGTTGTTTAAGCCACAGAAGTCATCTTTGTCGTTGGATCTTCATGGATATGTTACAATCATCATCGGATCTTCGGGGAGATGTCCCGTCGCCAGATCTAAGGGAAGATGCTACTATTGTCGCCTATGATTACTGTGATTGAGAATTTTATAGAAAGGATCCCTTACAATTGAGGTCAGTTTATCATATTCAATCCATGCCTTTCATTTTATAAGCTTGTATCCAACAACTGAAAATTCTTTTGCATGGTGCAAAAGTAGTTAGACTATCACACCCTAGTCTTTGTCATCTTTGAGTAACTTTTCAATTTGAGCCTCATTAAAAGGATCCCTATACAGTTGTATGAGCATGAAATCATAGGAGAAGTTGTACAAGATGTTGGTCTTGTTTTGCAAGGGTTCTCGTGAGCAAACCAATTTGAGAAGGAGTGTCCCACAGAGGTTATAGAAGcctataaaaaatattgcttTGTGGTTCCCACTCTCAAAGTGGTGCTCATTGAAGTACGATACATCCCGTCCCCTCTCCAACCCCATTTTCTGTTCACATACCACCCTAAAAATTTGACAATCACCATACCCATGTTGTGTTGTCATTGCGCCATCTCCCCGATCGCCTTTTTGTTTGCAAATGAGTTCATCTCTCATGGAATCTACAAAATTTCCCTTTGCCTTGAAACCCTAATCCTTTATGaaacaagataaaaataacCCACCCCTAAATCTAATGTGACCatgtttttaattctttgacAATTGTACCAAGTCATACAAGTAGTATTAAATGAAAGTTCAAATATCGTATTCACCAAGACTCATGTAATAGTCgacaaaataacaatatttacTAACTATGGTTATCAAAACAACGATTTAATTGATTGTGAGAATGTAAATAGTAAgaacataaataaacaaaaaaaattaaagaataacatAACAAGAAActctttttgggttttttttacGACTACttgaaatacaataaaaaaaacaatgaataaAAGTGTTGGGATTGACTTCACCAAACCACTCATTCATAGATACTAAGGTCACTCATCTAGTTCAAGGTCCATTTACTATCAACTCATAAAATACTCAACCCCAATTCTGAAAGAGCCTAAGTCCCTTAACTAAACTATCAATCTATTGAATTAGTTTAGTCAAATAACTTGTTTTAAGAACATAAGTTAAAAGATGActaacaaattttgttttatcccAAGACACAAAATTCATCAAGTGTTCTTCTCCATTTCAAgattcaaatataatattttccaATTACTATTCAAACCACAAAATCAAGCAAGGAATGATTAAGTCTATGCAAGTATTAAGCACAGAAGAGAacacttaataataaaaataaataaataaacatggaTTAATAACTACAATGTATACATAAAGATAGATTCAGCTACATCAATCCCACCAAGGGTGAACTAACTACTTAgctataagaaaaagaaaagaaaatgatactAAAGATGACGATAGTTGATAGGAAAACTTCTTCCTAACAAGTACTACCTCCAAATTGAGATGAtcattggcaaaaaaaaaaaaaaccaatcaaAACCTTTGTTCTTTGTCCTAAATAGGCCCTGACATGTGTCTCCTTAACAATATCACATGATAGAGACAACTAATACTTAATCATGACATATTTCATGCTTAAATATCAGTGTTAATTGTTGATGCAATTGGTCTCTAGACAAGCATGGGATATGTCATGTTTAAGCACCAAATAAAGTGTGTTTATATAAGTACATTATTGATTCTTCaagattttcttattttggtcCCAGCATCAAATGTCACTTTAATCCTCTTGCTTCtacattgaaaataaataaaattaagataagaATTTACTAGAACACTTATccttaaatttacttttttctttttttataacataacaAAAGTTGGATGACGTATGGACAGAGTTAAAAGTAATGTTccaaaatgaaaatatcaattataataagtaatattttttatttttaataattttatgtcatattttcaatcttttaaaaaatataaaaaaatcatttaattcaataaattatggacttgtaatttgataaaatagttcatctagattttacaagtgcaaatgtcaaataaaataataatatataaatactttattattttaaacattaaattaatatttggttttgttatattataaatcttatgatatttatattttttttgtgttgcatAAGCTGTTCATTAAATTTTATCCCGCCAAATAATTATTCGAGGTCCACGGTGACCATTATTGGCGTATTGTCCCATAATTtactactttttaaatttacttttactATTCGTCGTACATTTTATGCCTCTAGGATTCCAACTCCAGGCACAATATATGTCACAACTAATTTGTTTGAAGTCAATTTAGAAAACTGTAGATTTAGACGTTTATTATTGTTTCGATATATAATAGACAGAAAGACGAATAAAAGGattatatattttctgaaaGACACCACGTGCTATCTAATCCTTTACCACATTTTTAAATCATGATAAATTGGTCATTTCACAGTTTAGTTGATTGAGCAAAGCTGATGATGatagaaaatgtttttaattaatttttttctaaacaatcctgacttaatttatttaataaataaataaatatgaattaatttataattaatgtatGTTTGACCATACACTCTCAGCAAACTCAAATACCAAGAGAGGGTAATTTACATTTCCATATTTTATTGTGATGAGCCACAATGTTTGAACAAAATATGTTAGCAATGAACATTATCCCAAGCTCTCTTATATATAATTACTACTAATTATTTTAGTAATATTTCCATAATTGTCTATAAACGGATGATCAGAAGCAGTTAAGCTGCTTCCCTATTAGTAACCATCATTATCTTACTAAATAAACAATTaggatgcatatatatatacacacacatatgaTGTATGTCGacttaaaaaacatatatagcTTTAAATTTCCCAACTTGGTCACATAAGGAGGTTGAGGGACAAAATATTCCTGATGTCAGAGAAATCATCCCGTTGATACTGGTCCATACTTTAATTTATAAAGCCGTTGCCACCACTAATATAGTGTTCTTATATTAGTTGTTCACTTGTTTTTATTTGGTGTCAAAACCCGCATGACCAAATATATATTAAGGAACATGGTCTTcacttaaaagaaataaaattgacgATCGAGAAAGAATATGGTGTTCATGCATTCTCTCACACATTCTCcgagtgatttattttttagtttttgtttttttcttttacataacTACCAATGGTCCCTTTCAGTAATGATGATAGGAATACTTCTAGATGGTGTTTATATAAAATTACCAGCATTTCTTCGAGTAACGATATTAGGGTTGGGGTCAGCCCGTACTTCttgattgtgttttgtgtgGTATCCTTACTAGTCAAAAGTTTGAGAtcgagaaataaaaatgaagttatATTTAGGTGGGAGAtacaaatatgaaagaaaaatgttagtagaataatattattgtacaatattttgaataaaagaggaaatagataagataaaaaaaagaaagagaaagaaacatgTGTAATAAGACAATTAATATGATGAAAGgttgagaaaaaatattatagaaaatattacagacaacattattatatatatatatatatagtcaattTTTTCTTCTGTAATTAAACtatgagaaaaaaatcatatgattttctcaatataaatttttatctcATCAATTTGGCTTATAAGGTTTACTGTTAAAAAATGTTCACACGacttttttaactattattcaattatatattatataattaatgcaTGTTAGCATTTTTCCTCCACAAACTCTTGTTTCTTCACCTGTAAGTATTTGTCATCGAAGTCTGAGCTAAGTAGGATTAAACTAGAGTGATTATATGGTAAGCATGAATGTGAAGAGAGAGATGGGGAGAAAAGCACAGTGGATTAGAGAATAACTCAATAACATCTCAAAGGATActtttctatttaaattttaaataaataatgcttTGCTTTGTAGGACATGAAGAAACACCCAATTAAATGCTGTCACAAGGTCCCTTCTTCTATACGTTTGATGTTCCTTTTAATTTTCTACCTAAAGTCACACGGCGCATAAAGCCAAATTTATTTTCCCGAAAAACTCAAAACCACATCATCTATCTAACATAAATTAGATCGAAGtacatatcaaataaattataagccATTTGGCTGATCGCGATGGTTCAATAATTTAGTGTTACTCAAGCACAAAATTTTACTTCACattcttaataatttaatattatatcttcttatatttttttactaatacttTATGAAAAATTCTTACTAAGGTTTTAAGGACAGTGAATAAAAAGCCAACAGTAAAGttgtcttaataaaaaaaaatagtacccTTACCATGATTTTAAATAGATTTacattgtgatttttaattttaaaaactaatattaatttgttaacaaAACCTGTAGTAAGAGTAAGACTCATAccttataaagaaaatattacataaaaattaaatattcatttaatttttaagaaatatagaaatatattcagtactttatttataaaaaaaaagtatgaacaTTAGTAGGAAAAACATTGTGTGgggattcaaaattattttttttagtctataacctaataatacatatataaataaagtaacAATAAAACTTAAGACAATTAATAAGATTTACATATTATCTCATTTTGTAAaacaaatgtttaaaataattttactcatGTCTCATTTCCCAATTAATTCGAAActcattttcattaaaattatgcAACGGCATTTCACACAATAATTGTTTACTaactaaaatacaaggctaaacgAAACACTGTCTCAACCAAAGAAAACGGCATCACTTAAATACGAAAACCAAATGAAATGAATAAGACAATCATATTCCAAACTAGACTTCTCTGcttacaaaaaatttaattattcattcatATTACTTAGTGTAAAACTAACCTCTTCTGCTAAACTAATTTGGATTAATCATTGTAAACTTATAGTCTATAGTCTTATATGAGATGTGGACGTTAATGGGAGGGGTAGGAGTCACATTTATGAACAGTGTCCTCAAATAATTATGATACAAAACTGCGAATGAGGTCACTTCTTACGTACACTTTGCATACCAAAAAGGATTTTGACGATGGATTggtttaattaaaaactatttaatatatcctgtaattatattttttgagaaaaaaataattttaaaactttaatatctttaattattgccctaattagattttaatttttcaataattatataGCTCTTACTTAAAATttctataacattttttataaaatttttttgtCTATCTTTATTTGTCATATCACCATTTTATAATACGTTTATTTTTTCCTGTGTATCACTTTCCTTATCATAAATTATGTTGTGAGAATGTGTTTTTAAACAATACCAATCATTTTCAAGGACCTGTAttaatgcatttttttctttctttaacatGTTTTTATTACTAGATTATTATGTGAGTTatacttggaaaataaatttaataaagagTGTGTGCTAACAAAAAATTGTCAAAAGAAAGTGTCACTAACATATGTCGGAGAATATCTAGAGGAATCTTTTGGCATGTGAGATCCCCGTGGGGAAGCTTGCTAGAAATAGCTTATAGTTGCCCAAATGAAATGAATCTGCTCCTTCAGCCCCCATATCCAAAATTGAGGATAGTTTAGAGCACTCATTTAGTTTTAAGAGTACCATGCTTCCTTTGCAACGAGGCAATGAGCTGGTTATCCAGTTTTCTAATAGTCCCCACCaccagcaacacaaaatctccGAAGATCTAATTCTGGATGATTATGCTTCTCTGAATGTCAATGATTCTAACCAAAAATTCATCACTAGTAGCAGCAGCCAACCAACAAAGAAACTTTTCTATGGGGCAAATAAAAAGAATCATGACTCAAACGAACATAAGAAGAAGATGATTCATATGGAGATTGAAAGGAAAAGGAGACAAGAAATGGCTACCTTCTATGCCTCTCTTAgatcccttctccctcttgagtTCATCAAGGTGTGAAAAACCTATGTTCgtttgttattttcttctttttctataCATTGTCTTGTAGAACTCTTTGATTAAAATCACtcaattatttctattttagtGGATACCCTTTTGGAAATCATGTTACTCCTTCATCTAATTACTagtattaacaatttttttccttaagaaTCTAAATATATTGAATCTCCTATATTTCTGTGATTCACACAATAACagctgttttttgtttttcctttttttttttggttatctGATATGGTTAAAGTTTTCTGGGTTGTTTAGGGTTATTGTGATGGTTTTTTCAGGGAAAGCGTTCAATATCTGACCACATGAACGAGGCAGCGAATTACATAAAGCACATGCAGAACAATATCAAAGAACTTGGTGCCAAGAGAGATGAAATGAAGAAACTCTCCAATCATTGCAATAATATGGAAAATAACCATGCGGGCTTGCATACATCTTGCAACTTTACTATCCATGAGAATAATGGTATTATGGGAATCGAAATCACCAGTGGCTTCAGAGAGGAAAAGCCTAAAATTTCAAAGTTACTACAGTTTTTGACTGAAGAAGGATTTGAAGTTGTTAGTTGCTTTTCAACAGAAGTCAATGGCAGATTGCTCCACAGTGTGCAGTGTGAGGTAATTAAGAAATATTCAGGGTTTGTTTTTAACTTATTCTAAAAATTTACTCTAATGTAATTTCTATATTGAACTTGATTAACAGGTTAACAATTCCAACAGCGTAGATCTATCTGAGCTGCGAAAGAAAGTttccaatgcatttccaacatttAGATGTTCTGATTAACCTTGTGGTTGGAGCTAGCTATAGCCTCACAATCTGGCCAATAACAGGAAATTTACCCATAACATGCATTTTAAACGGAGAGCTACACTATGCATGGTACTTAGAAAAATCTGAGTTTTagtattgttattttttggaTTAATAGTTGAATGAGTTTgagtttgagaagtgaaaaagagagagggagaaagacAGAGATTCATTAAATGGAAGCTCGTTTAAATATTGGTAAAAAAATGTCAGTACTAAAACCTTAATTTTCTCAGGCTACCATAGAATTTCTCCTTTAGATATTTCTAACTTGATAGACTTTGTTTGGATGAGTTTACTTGCAAATTTTACATTGGCAACTGtccccttttctctttttgattTGGACTCTGATGCTTTGCTTGTGAATAAtgagggaagaagaaaaaatcgtTTACTTGCAACTCAAAAATGAACTTTATTCCAATTCCTTTTGTAGCTTTTCTGCAATAAAATGGATTCAGTTtctgtctttcttttttttcaaagttcACAGATGTGCGTTAATTGTTTACTTGTAAGTTTTACCTTCGTTGTGTATGTAATTAAACGTAGAGTTTATGGGGTTATTTTACCACGAGAATCTCTTATCCATCATATATACGTGTGTATTTGAGATTTCtaagatatataattaaatttagcaTTCAATTTTCACCCTTCACCCTTACTGGAATTATGCCACGAACTTTGAAACGGCTTATATTGCAAGACGAGCTGTGTGATATTGAGTATAGCTTGTAGACTGTTGTCGCATGCTTGagttttgatttaaaatttagatgttataGGAAATTTTGTCAAACATTAGGTGTTAATTGGTATTAGGTAAAACAAGTGCATTATAGAACTACAAGTTAAacatgtcttttttttaaaggagatTTCAGTTTGATTTCTATCTCACCTTACTAAAATCAGTCTAACATCTGAAATATTACTAACAAAGATATATTGTGCCTAACGGGGGGAAAACGAAGGACTGATAAACAAAAAggttaattatgaaattaatttgtctGAAGCTTATGCTTCCCTCCCTTTACACATAAACAGCTCCAGAAATGGACAGCAATTGTAGCTGTGGAAATCACTGCAACTGTAATATTGGTGATCGCAAACTTCAGGTGATGTccacatttcaaaatcatatatatgtataacttTTTTCTATTAGGCTGATACTTTGAATCTTTAGCTTTAGAAATTCATTAATTCGATTGAAACGTACCTTGGATGCATGCGgagtgagataaaaaaaaaaaaaaattcatatatatggCTTGCTTTCATCTCAAGTGAAGTCAATTATGTTTGCAATTAATTGTCGACTTAAGAAAAATTGTAATACGTGTATGCCTTagaatagtttttatttatcaGAAAACGATTAGTTAGGACATTGTGGCTTTGCATTGATAATATGATGTACATCATACTGATATATAgttttgataatataaaaaatcgaAATATAACTCCACAACTTTTATACTAACGTGCAGTTTAATTTTTAGTAAGCAAAAGTCATATTAAAAGAAGTAATTTTAACATCATGTTCCTCATTAGTACTATGTGATAGTGATGATATAGGTATAACATTTcataaagaaggaagaaaaatactTAAAGATGTTATAATTTGTATGCTTTCTTACTGcatgtcaaaaaaataaacttgtaTGCTTCCTGTGCCATTCTTCATTTTGTCTTTATCGTGAGTTTGCACCCCAAACAATGATTTGTGCTGTTGTGACAGTTTCCCGTACGTTAGGAATTAGTACACATTAGGTAAATAAATTCTTACATATGCTAATATATATTCAGTTGTGATAGACTGATAGAATGCTTGCAAATATGTTAACATAGTGAtcctcttatatattttttgccaAAATATGCTTTAAATTTCTGTAAAACATagtaaaatttaagttttaatctttcaataaagaaattttattggttttatacctcatatatttttttaagcagTCTTCATCATCACTCttgttgatgattgtatacTAGTATATATACACATTTCAATATATCATGTTACACGTTActgcaaaataataattaatatgatataagCAGATATGTGCcacatcattaattaataattaaatgatgatatggatcattttaaaaaataaaaataacatttatgaagatcaaaacaaacaatataatttttgaaagattatttttttaaaaccaaattgaaggattaattaaaactaaaattaattatatatatgtatatacatttacaataaataaaaatatatttgaacctatattttctcttttttcttaacAAAATAAATCTAATGGTAATACTTAAGTAattattaatagtattaatattaaattagaatACAAAATTCGTTTAAATTAGTTCATAAAATTAACTCACACGGCGTGAAATTCATCTTTAAAAATGTGAACCCTGCGTAGCTAGCTCTATAGGAGTTTTGTTGGTTGAAACAAATGATGGACagtaaatcatttaataatttcaaaatttcttcaAAGTTTAAGAatataacaaaatgaaagaatttattatagcaattaaaaacattaagggattaattttaaacaaaaaaaacttgaagAATAAAATCGTTAAtcataatagaataaaatagataaataaataaatgtacttttaaaaaaatgttatatataaaaagtaaagaaaactATAGGTCAGGAGGACCCTCCCTTGCTTTCTTCTCTGAAGCCTCTCTAATTTTTTGTATCTCGCTGTCATTTGGCTTCCTCTCTCTAATGTGTCTgttctccttttattttttttggcttaTATAAAGAGAGGAGGGATAGCGAGGACATAAGTTTCCCTAGCTAGGTGAATACATAAGCTATGGTTAATCAATTGAATGTAACGAGTTTAATATATTACCAACATGCATGAGTGGCCAGTTGAATGTCTTGAGCAATAACTAACGCTCTAGCAATTAGCTAGACCTCAAGCAGAAGTCGCAAACATTGTATTCTGTCTGCCTATAACGTGATTATGAAAATAATGTGTGGGTGGCTTTATTGCTAGGTCAAATGATTATCATCTCAGTCCCTTCAAAGTAAGATTGCTTCTCTTATATGTTGATTTGGGAGTATAAACACCTATTTCTGTGGTGGTATAAGTAGTTACAGAATGCATCTAAATTGAGAAAAGAGTGCAACTAGCTATTGTAAACATAAATATTTGTtctcaaattatttatatagcTTGATGAATATACCAATATTGTTTTGGTGATCGATAATTTACTTACCCATATTTGGATTGAAACCATTTGAGATATTGTCTTAAATGAGAATACATATGATTAAATGGTCAGAAATCCAActaagttttaatttaaaggCAAAGTTTTGAAGCCCTCCCTTGATATCGAGAATATTGGACTTAATGAATACAAAATTTCTTAAGGTTTATCATGATGTACTTTTTTGGTCTGGTATTTCACGTACACAATATTGGTTCAGGGCCCCAGATCTCTGCTAAATACACTTTGTGGTGGAATTAAGTTCAATATATAACCCTAGTCCTACATAAATATGCTTTATGTTTTTGCTTCTGTCGTTTAGATTTCTCGACTGAACCCAATTATTTAAAGCATGAAGAGATAAATGATGTTtgacaatttaaataaaaaaaaatatcaagtaaGCCTACATTTGAGAAGCAAAACGGCGATAGATCTCAGAATTTTTTTGTTGGTGAATAATAGATCTCAGAATTTGATACTTATACATAGAATCTGCTAGTCTCTCTCCATATTTATCCGTTAGGAAATGTTCTTAATAAAGTTGCAGAAAAGAACAACGGAAATAAATCtaaagttacaaaatatattttcagtACACAACTGCATTTTATTTGGCCATAAGGAATTAGGGCAGAAGAAGGTATCCGGGAAAAATGAGAGTTAAAATTTTGGTATGAGAAAATGGAGCAGAAGAGAGTGGCTGCAAAAAATAGAGGATTGAAGTTTTTAGATGGGAAAGTGAGATGAAGAAAGGTGGAAAAAAGAAACTGGCTTGGAGTCTTTAGAAGGAAAAGTGGGGCGGAGTTtttagaaggaaaagaaaatagaagattgAAGTTTTGAGAAGGAAAAGTGGTGTGGAAAAAgctgaataaaaaaatacaatcaattacattaattatcttataagtcgctttctttcttccctctatgattttttattatataatttcatatacAA from Glycine soja cultivar W05 chromosome 16, ASM419377v2, whole genome shotgun sequence harbors:
- the LOC114390186 gene encoding transcription factor bHLH118-like, which codes for MLPLQRGNELVIQFSNSPHHQQHKISEDLILDDYASLNVNDSNQKFITSSSSQPTKKLFYGANKKNHDSNEHKKKMIHMEIERKRRQEMATFYASLRSLLPLEFIKGKRSISDHMNEAANYIKHMQNNIKELGAKRDEMKKLSNHCNNMENNHAGLHTSCNFTIHENNGIMGIEITSGFREEKPKISKLLQFLTEEGFEVVSCFSTEVNGRLLHSVQCEVNNSNSVDLSELRKKVSNAFPTFRCSD